From the genome of Verrucomicrobiota bacterium, one region includes:
- a CDS encoding P-II family nitrogen regulator, with protein sequence MKLISAIIKPFKLEEVKEALAEIGIEGMTVTEVKGFGRQKGHTEIYRGSEYTVDFLPKVKIEIAVSSDIAEKAVETIVAAAKTDKIGDGKIFVIPIEESVRIRTDERGDAAI encoded by the coding sequence ATGAAACTCATTTCAGCCATTATTAAGCCCTTCAAATTGGAGGAAGTTAAAGAAGCACTCGCCGAGATAGGGATCGAAGGCATGACAGTCACCGAAGTAAAAGGCTTCGGTCGTCAAAAAGGTCACACTGAAATCTACCGCGGAAGCGAATACACCGTGGACTTTCTTCCGAAGGTAAAAATTGAAATCGCTGTAAGCAGCGATATCGCTGAAAAAGCCGTTGAGACGATTGTCGCTGCAGCGAAGACCGACAAAATCGGAGATGGCAAAATCTTCGTAATTCCGATCGAAGAATCTGTGCGAATCCGCACTGACGAACGTGGCGACGCCGCCATCTAA
- a CDS encoding ammonium transporter, with protein MKKLKPLIFTAVTLLAVFSFATHGFAQTELADAAAAVAETAAPDKDYLALKAKYGETFDFFTISVLWTLIAAGLVFIMHLGFATLESGLTQSKNTVNILFKNVFIICMGLLTYAVWGFNAMYPGTDFAGGWFALGSPISMAASGGTDFSYGGTALCMTGWADFIFQAMFAATAATIVSGAVAERIKLGSFMVIGTLIVLVAYPITGFWKWGGGWLAEMGFYDFAGSTLVHAFGGFAALAAVLVLGARKGKYLEGGRIRPILGHSMPLATMGVFLLFLGWFGFNGGSVLSANPEAVSYVFVTTALAAAAGGFSSIFFSWGLLKKPDLSMALNGILAGLVGITAGADSVTLWSAVVIGLIAGVLVVVSILFFDKIKVDDPVGAISVHGVCGIFGTLAVGIPFFNGGNEDLSFFTQLIGTASVSIFAFVFSFVVCLIVKAVMGIRVSAEEESEGLDIGEHGQEAYPDFGHASR; from the coding sequence ATGAAGAAACTAAAACCATTAATATTCACTGCCGTTACCTTGCTAGCTGTGTTCAGCTTCGCAACGCATGGCTTTGCTCAGACCGAGCTTGCTGATGCTGCTGCAGCTGTTGCCGAAACCGCTGCGCCCGATAAAGATTACCTCGCCCTAAAAGCCAAATACGGAGAAACATTTGATTTCTTTACCATTAGTGTGCTTTGGACGCTTATCGCTGCTGGTCTCGTGTTCATAATGCATTTGGGATTTGCGACTCTAGAAAGTGGACTCACCCAATCGAAGAACACGGTAAACATACTCTTTAAGAATGTGTTTATTATTTGTATGGGTCTTTTGACTTATGCGGTTTGGGGATTCAACGCCATGTATCCTGGAACTGACTTTGCCGGTGGCTGGTTCGCTTTAGGATCTCCTATTTCTATGGCTGCTTCTGGCGGTACTGATTTTTCATATGGAGGCACTGCGCTCTGTATGACGGGGTGGGCCGACTTTATTTTCCAGGCGATGTTTGCGGCCACAGCGGCCACGATTGTTTCTGGTGCCGTTGCTGAGCGTATCAAGCTCGGTAGCTTCATGGTAATCGGAACTTTGATCGTATTGGTTGCTTACCCGATTACCGGATTTTGGAAATGGGGCGGAGGCTGGTTGGCGGAAATGGGTTTTTACGACTTTGCCGGATCAACCCTGGTTCATGCGTTCGGTGGTTTCGCCGCTCTAGCAGCCGTATTGGTGCTGGGTGCCCGTAAAGGTAAATACCTTGAAGGTGGCAGAATTCGCCCCATCCTCGGTCATAGCATGCCACTCGCAACCATGGGAGTATTCTTACTTTTCCTGGGTTGGTTTGGATTCAATGGAGGATCTGTTTTAAGTGCTAATCCTGAAGCCGTTTCCTATGTATTTGTAACCACAGCGCTCGCCGCTGCAGCTGGTGGATTTTCTTCCATTTTTTTCTCATGGGGATTGTTGAAGAAACCCGATTTGTCCATGGCTCTTAACGGAATTCTGGCTGGTCTGGTGGGAATTACCGCCGGTGCCGACTCGGTAACCTTGTGGTCGGCTGTCGTTATTGGTCTTATCGCTGGAGTGCTTGTAGTGGTCTCGATCCTGTTCTTTGACAAGATCAAGGTTGATGATCCGGTTGGAGCCATTTCCGTCCACGGCGTTTGCGGAATTTTTGGAACTCTCGCTGTAGGTATTCCGTTCTTTAACGGTGGCAATGAAGATCTCAGTTTCTTCACTCAGCTTATCGGAACAGCATCTGTTTCAATCTTTGCCTTTGTCTTCTCGTTTGTTGTTTGCCTTATTGTAAAGGCAGTCATGGGAATTAGAGTCTCAGCAGAAGAAGAGTCGGAAGGTCTCGATATCGGAGAGCATGGTCAGGAAGCATACCCGGACTTCGGTCATGCGAGCCGTTAA